The stretch of DNA AAAATTTCAGAGCAACCACACTTTGTCAAAGCATTATTTTTTCATTCGGTTGGGTAAGCACATCAGCTGCATAAATGGAAGATAAGCATCTCCCAAAAAACTGATGATCATATGGTTGTGTCCACCCATGTTTTCTTTACCAGGGTGTGATATCCAGAAAGAGTGGCCCATTTTTGACCTGCAACCCTGCTCCTCCATGGCCATCCTATGGTTGGCCAATGATATGCCAGTGGTGTTATGGGTGGTATATTTCAGGTATGtatctgtggaaagtgaaaaataGGCCATGAGGTCTTCGGTATTCTTGTGTCAATCCTgagctcctggaggttctgctcCCCACTCTTATGTAAAATTCCATGAAATGCATCAAGTTTTGATTCCTAATGTTACCCCATAAGAATAatgtaagttttatttttcaaatataaccAGAACTTTGGATTCTTGCCTgtgatttttctaattttaaataaaaaagagaaattataatAATTGCAAATGCTTATTCTCATTAACATGAGTATTGCGCAATATTACAACTATTAATAGTATACGGAAAAATGCTCTACATTGTGTGACATTTAACAGTAACAATTATGGAAAGGAAGGGCTTGACTTTTTTGGATAAAGTTCTGTTAAGCAATTCAAATTGAAGTGAAGATTTTACTGGCTATATAAAGTTTTAAATTCTTGCCATAACGACATTGGCTGCTTGAATTTGTTTTGATGTTCACACAGTTAAAACATGGATACAAGTAACGTAAGGACAACACATTTCAAGGattgttatttaaaatgcatGACCTTTCTTGACAAGCCCCTTTACACATATTACTGATGTCTGATTTGTTTACTCGATCTCCTTGtgtgattgtttctgcctcaatTTCTTAATAAATACTATGCTTTATATACtcgtatataaataaaattaaagagaaataatGTTTCACAATGTTGACTGCTATTTCTTCGCAAAGTCTTACGCACAGATGGATTTACTCTGTCTTACTATATTCTGATTCTCTAGGGAGGATGTGAGGCCCGGAATGCCCATGGTACGGCGAAGGAAGGTAGCTTTGGAAAAGGAGACACACCACAAGGAAATGAAtatcaaaaacagacaaaaaagctataaagaagttgaaaaagaaaggagGGAGACTGTGTTGAGCAGTTCTTTGGGACAAGAAAACAAAGGTTTTGCACTACTTCAGAAGATGGGCTATAAAACTGGTCAAGGGCTTGGAAAGGAAGGTAGGTTTGATTCACACAATAGTTTTAAAATGCATGACATTTAGTGAGTTCACCATTATATAGTGCAGCTGCACTCTTCTTTACCTCATTCTTCACAGTGAGTGAATCTGAAAGGTGACATTATTGCAGCCCATCTGAATTTGCTTATAAACTGAAATCTTGCAGATTTATTTGGCAAGCAGTGGGGTACATTAAAGATCAGTAAAATACTGAGTCTGAATGGAATTGTTGGTCTGAGGGTGAATCTGTCTCTGGATATGCTACATAAAGAAGCACCATGTCACAGTTATTCCGTATGTACCTGTACTCTTATGATTTTTGTGTAGTATGTGTCAGTATTACTAGATCAGTGGTTGTCTGTCATTAACTAGGGACAACCTTGGCACAAAATCCGAGATGTTGTAGCAAACGGCTCCACTAGTGAAGGGGCCTGATAACCTTTGAGTTGTAAACCAAAAAAATAGGGCCAACAAAGAATcctcataaaataaaagattttacaGTATTTGTCAAAAAAGCTCTGATGAGTACAAAAGAACCAGAAAGGATTGCCTTAACACAATAGGCAGTCAACTGgcgaacaagtcccaaaacacacaaatcTGAGGAGAAGTCAAAAAGCAGAGCAAGAAGTCATAAAATCCagagaatcaaaaataaacacagtaataATCACAAGAGAACTCGCCAATACCACCtagcgcattcaatgaaccgcaagatACTGCTTGTTTGCTCAGCCTGTCCTTTGATGGAGATGCACAGCTGGTCCTGCCCCTTGGGGAACCATTTACAAAATACTTAGAAACTAATAGATGAATAACAATTAACACAATATATTAACACAGGCCAATGAATAAAACATAAgcaaaaaagatggaaaaaaataatttgaacccCATCCAGGAATGGAACCCCTGGTGAATTGTAACATTCTGAAGTTTAGTCCTTTTGTGGTTCCTGTGTCTACAGGTTTTCGTTCAAACTAGTTTTACAACTGGTGAGttcatttattgatttcattgtttAACCTGCTGGCCTGTTTTCTAATTTAAGTTTTTATGCATTACATCATACattgtaatatttataaaaaaaaatgtaaaatgtgtactttttaaaaagctttaaacaCTGAAAACTCAGTtttgatattttcttctttttaatttactctGTGGAGCTGCTTTCTTAAATGTATCCAAAtattgtcatttaataaagagTGGAGCAGATATAGGTGAACATGACATTGAACAATGAAGGGAGAAGCTTCTTCTGCATCTTATCTACCTATGTGCTTTTAGTAGATTATGGCTTATATACCAgaacataaaaagtaaatttgatTCACTCAATTTATAACactcatttgtattaaaatgtagcAAACACAATGTGTAACCTCTGGATTAACACACGAGGTGGAAAGTGTATGTCTAATTAAAGCATCGATTAAGTTAAAAGCTGCAGCGGTCcagaatgaacattttttttaaaaagcttttataAAACCCCTGATAACAAAAGTATGAGCAGGTCCCTGGTTTTCATAATTTTAACGTGCTGCAATACAGGTATGTCTTTTGGTATACTGCTGCTAATAGTAATGTATTCCGTCAACTCTGATACTCCATTTCAAGTTAAGAAAGGCTGTTTTGATCAATGTGACAGTAACTTCAAGGACCTTAGCTGGACAttgaaaagagaattaaaatGGGACATTACCATCATTGGTAGAAGATCAGATTGGAATACTAAAGTAATGGTTCTTCACTCTAAATTTAAATGCTGAGAATGATGAGGCATCTCTGTATGTGGATTATTCCAGACTGGGAGCCCTACAAGCTAAAGACTCTGTCTGTTGCAAAAAAGAGACCATTTACAACAGCTGAGTCttgttaataaatttaataagtatAAACTTGTCTGTTGTcagtgagtgtgaatgtgtgttgTGATGGATTAAAAACAGCAGATTCAGAATATGGATGGTTGAACAGATGGATATTCAAATAGTAATACTGAGTCTAATACTTTGTAATTGTCTTGTTGCAAGCCTCTGACTCcatgttgtgtttttctttactttttatagGAGGTGGAAGAGTTGAACCTATTCCATTGAACATTAAAACAGGTACCCTTTTAACTATACCTGTGCCTACTAGtgatgtaatgtgtgtgtgtgtgtggacttcTTCTTGTTGAAGTGTCAAACTcataaacatacatattttatactTCATCCTATACAAAGACGGTCACCGTAAGTGCAGCATAACCAAACAAAACCCTGTTCCTCATTAATTCCCAAACTACTACATtttcactatatacagtagatacagtaGGTGGTTATAAttgctctttatcaaaaaaaaaaagaaaagctgaatcAACAGTTATTTCCTTCCAGTGGAATGTAATTCCCTTATTTAACAACATCATTTTGCAATGATAACAATacatatattattaaaaagtttttccTGTTTGCAGTATGAAGGACTAATGCAGTCTCTTAGTATCTGTTGTCACTTATGAAATGTTAAGTTTTTTCACCTATCTGACTGTTTTGTgatttacagtaaatattaatGCTCATTGGTGAATTGGCTAACTGTGCTGCTTCACAGGTATATCCAATGCTTAGTCATCTCTGTTTAAAGTTTGCATTTCCGCCCTTATTATATAgtacatgaattttttttttttttcctgggtgTTCCTGTAGTCCTGCGCATTAGGGTGAATTAAGTTAGAATCCCtgcaattttaaattgtacttGTGTGAGTGGATGTTTGTCATGTGATGGACTACCTATCTAGGGTTGATACCTGCCTAGCACTAAATGCTCCTGGTAAAGGATCTGATCTCCATAACTTTGAATTGTAGGGAAGTGTCTTCTGTTCAAAAAcagcatcttaaaaaaaaaaaaaaaaaatcaccagaagtTCATTCTGAATTACAAATGTAAAGTTAATTGTATGAATATATCAGCTTTTTAGCTTCCTACACAGAAATGTCTTTATAATCTAGGCTATGCTTTGTATATTATGTTAAGATCGAGGAGGAATTGGCCTTGAGGAAGTGAAAAAGCGAAAAGCAGAAGAAGAGCTAGATAACTACAGAAAGAGGACTCAGATGAAACAGCAAGCAGAGAAGCAAGCTCTAGAAGACTTCAGGTAACCAAAATTAACTGAccaaattgcataaaaatgttcgtttttctgtttaatttaaaagagaCTCATTGctgatccagcatcctgggtttgaatcccacacccTGTtacctgtgtggactttgcacattcACATTGTGCTTGAGAAAGTTTTCCTCCAGTGTCCTCAGAGCTGTAAAAGCTTGCCTAAGTGAAACAGGGAATTGTCCTGATGTGAATATgggtgggtatgtttgtgtgagCCCTATGGACTGGTACTTTGTCAAGGCTTATTTCCTGCCTTTCAACAAGTGCAtttgggataagctccagctcccTACATCTCTGAAATGAATTCAGTGCGTCTGAGGCTACAGGCACActactgttttttaatttaaatgtttttaaacaaaaatgtctaTCCATGCTAGTTTTTCACACCAGCAACAGTGGCAAATTCTTAAGAGGATGGTAACGCAGCTGGCCAAACTGGAATGGCTAGTAAATTAGTTACCTTTTGTGCATGTCTGCAACATTCAAACTGCATAAaaacaatttagatgcatacaagtaagcaacacaacaagtgccATAAAAAGCAACTGTTCTATATCTTCTGTtttggaatatgtttttcttctgtgaaggttGGCCAGTTAGGGAATAACACGTTGTAATGAGCAGAGTCCAATCGGGTAAAGGCTATGTAATAAGCATAAACAATATCAGAGTGtgattagagtctgcatttttgAAAGTGTGTGTTGTCACTCATCCACATTGCAATGCCAAGCTCAAATTTTCAGAAGTATATAGCTCTCAAGAGTGTTTTCAAAAGCCTTAGTTATTGGGGATTAAAAACACCTGGCTACTGTGAACAAAAAACGAAAACAGAgacaaatgtctgcatttttaagtgAAAGCGTAGCAGTGTGGAGCCTGAGAGTGTTATGTTGTCTACAGAAAATAATGTTGACTTTGTCTCTGCAAACAAGTAGAAGAACAGCTTCTTCTCTTTGGCTCATTCATTGTATTGCTGAGTTTTCAGCCGATGGATGTTATTGATAGCCAGTACTTCTGGGTGATGCTACTCCCTGCATTGGGAGATTATATAATTCTGCTATCATCCTCTTTGCTCACTGATGCATATAATTGTTGTAAAGACAGCATTATAGGATGATctaagcatttttaattttttgatgccttctgaatgctttttttaaaatgattttagattAAGAAAGAGAactgaaaaagaagaacatcGAACTGAAGCAGATCTCCGAAGAAGTCAACTAGCCTGTGAACAACTTGACAATGAAAAGGTAGGtaacacaacatttttttatgGAAACGACTGCTTATGATTGTATTAccttttcacttattttttatttggccaTGCTTGTCTACAAGATGGAAGTTCTATACTggtcttggagaaaaaaaaattaaagtttgaaataaagtagttaaataaaatgaaacaacaacatttatttatatagcacattgtcatacaaaaatgtagctcaaagtgctttacataatgaagaatagaaaaataaaagacacagtaaaaaattaaaacaagtcaatattaattaacatagaataagagtaaggtctgatggccagggaggacagcaaaaacaaacaaaaaaaaaactccagacggctggagaaaaaaattaaaatctgtagggattccagaccatgtgaccgcccagtcccctctgggcattctacctcacataaatgaaacagtcctctttgtatttaaggttctcatggaaggacttgatgatgatggtcatgtagacttcagGCTTTTAGTCCATctatgttggagcatcatgatgctttgagtaggtggtggtggtgcagaccgccaccacaaagaaaccggaaaaagaagcaggagagagtaggggttagtacggaatCTAGAGCCAACAAGAaaagttattataataaattgaacatacagagtatcaggattaaattaaagtgaggttatgagaaggccatgttaaagtaatgtgtttttagcagtttttttagtgctccaccgtatcagaatggcgaattcctattagcaggctattctagattttagttgcataacagcataaggccgcctcaccacttcttttaagttttgcttttggaattctaaggagacactcatttgaggttctaaggttacgatttggaatatagggtgtcagacattccgatatataagatggagcgagattatttaaggctttacaaaccataagcagaattttaaagtcaattctgaaagacacaggtaaccagtgtagtgacatcaaaactggagaaatgtgttcggattttcttttcctagttagaattccagcagctgcattctgcacttgttgcaaacgattacTTGTTGCTTAAAGTGACAACCTGGAGTTCAAGACATTTGAGTGACTCAGACAATGCCACTCAATGTAAAACTGTCTTATTCTTCCTAAAATGTTGTATTTGATGTGCCTTTGTTGACCAATTCAgtcaattaatattttattttcatgtaagAATATAATACTGAATGGTGCATAAAGATTTTGATCAGCAGAAATTGTGACCAACAGTGATCCAGTGTAGTGATTGTTCTGTTTGCTTAATTATTTTCAGCTTTCAGCTATAGCTAATGATTTGAAGCATAAATAATACTGGGCATGGGatgctgaaaatatatttaaggaaaaaaaaaaaaagaagaagtagaaaGACACTAAAGACATACACTGCTGCAGTTTTTCCCATTCATGATTGTTGCACAAGTCTCATTTTTCACCAGGTACTCTGCATTTTCCCTGTTTCACTGATGATTCACTGCTGCCTAAAGGTGTCACTCCCTTCACTGGTGGAAAGCCGCTGCTAGACATCCAAGTTTCTTAtgcattgttcatttatttcagtgtcGTCATGTTTTCGATGGGTTTCTCATGTTACTTTGCATGCTTAACCTGTTAATTTTTTAGCTTCGTTGATACTTACACAGACCTATCCAAATTTGGAGGAGTTTTACCTGACCCAGGGAATATGCTGTCTCAGGTAACCTGTCTGCTTAATTCTGGGTTTCTTTATGTGTACCCTAGACCTGGTAATTTACTGTTACATTCCTGAAGTGATCTGTTTGTATGAAAAGGTATTTTGACTAGAGAAACTTGGTTCAGCCATGCTTATGACAATTAAAAAGACTCTTGAGTTTTGTATAGGTTTATTTGGTAAAAAAATTTTCAAACAGCCTCAAAATCTCATTGTTAtgatttcacaattattgaaacTTATAAAACATTTGTACCTCTGGAAGAGGGCATGCGGCCAAGGGCACGAGAAACAGGACCTAGAGGTAAATAgttgaaaatgaaagcaaaaaggtCATAACTGAGAAATCAAGAATACCTAGCGCCTAAGCCAAAGCATAATCCTAACCCAAAATCAAAACCCAGAAACTAAATAAATGCCTTGATAAACTtagaacacacacacgcacaattgGTTATTCTTTTGAAAATCCGCAAACTCAGATGATCTTGAAGTCCAAGAGGCTGACCCTTATACCTGTTGACCTGCAACATCATGCAGAGTGCAACCCTGGACATCTTTCCATAGTAACTGCTACGAAAACTTAAaagtatgtgtcaagggtttatacagtcatatgaaaaggtttgggatcccctcttaattctttggaatttttgtttatcattggctgagctttcaaagtagcaacttccttttaatatacaacatgctttatggaaacagtagtatttcagcagtgacattaactttattagattaacagaaaatatgcaatatgcatcataacaagaTTAGACAGGtacatacatttgggcaccccaatagAGATATTACATGAATagttagttgagcctccttttgcaaatataacagcctctagacacctcctatagcctttgatgagtgtctagattctggatggaggtatttttgaccattcctccatacaaaatctctccagttaaaTTTgttggctgccaagcatggacagcctgcttcaaatcatcccatagatttttgatgatattcaagtcaggggactgtgacagccattccagaacattgtactccCAAACCCTGCATGAAtctctttgtagatttcgaactgtgttttgtgtcattatcctgttggaatatccaaacccCTGtctaacttcaactttgtgactaatgctttaacattatcctgaagaatttgttgatattgggttgaattcatcagaccctcgactttaacaagggccccagtccctgaattaGCCAcatagcatgatggaacctccaccaaatttgacagtaggtagcaggtgtttttcttggaatgcggtgttctttttccgccatgcaaagtgctttttgttatgaccaaataactaaatttttgtctcatcagtccaaagcacattgttccaaaatgaatctggcttgtctaaatgagcatttgcatacaacaagcgactctgtttgtggcgttaGTGCAGAAAGGGATTCTTtgtcatcaccctgccatacagatgttctttgtgcaaattgcgctgagtTGTAGAAAGATGTACAgatgcaccatctgcagcaagatgttcttgcgggtctttggaggtgatctgtgggttgtctgtgaccattctcacaatcttgagcatatgtcgctcctgtattttttcttggcctgccagacctgggtttaacagcaactgtacctgtggccttccattccctgattacattccttacagttgaaactgacagtttaaacctctgagatagctttttgtagccttcccctaaaccaggatattgaacaatctttgttttcagatcttttgagagttgctttgaggatccaatgctgtctgtcactcttcagaggagagtcaaagggaagcacaacttgcaattgaccaccttaaataccttttctcatgactgGACGCACCTGtcaatgaagttcaaggcttaatgaactaatccaaccaatttggcattgcaagtaatcaatattgagcagttacatgcattcaaatcagaaaaattacaagggtactcaaatttttgcacagctagttttttacatttgatttaatttcatacaactaaatactgcgtcactaaaaatctttgttcagaaaacaccctggaactcagatgttcctaggaaatgaaagacataccactgttatctttttttgttgaaagtagagttaatcattatgcaggctgagaggggttcccaaacgttttcatatgactgtatacctGTATGTGCTCACAAACGTCcttaaggataaatattatcttgtCCTAGTGCTTTGTTTGGTTTCAACTTATTTAATCTCAGCAATACTTCACCCtccacaatttccaaatcccttagCACCTATTTTGTAGTCCCTGTTACCGCTTAAGTTTAGATCATCTGATATTTCACTGGTTTTTTTTTAGTCGTCTTTgagtcttctttcgccttatctgctatattcctccctgccttttagcttccctaatatccttcttaacgGTTGTCCACATGTTCTCATACACCCAGCAATTCGCATTGTAGTTGGCAGTCTTATGcatcttatacagctgttttttttttttcttgtgctacTGCTTTTTTattgctgtgtttttgttttaatttcctgcTAATCCAAATTTTGGAaagtacctgtcctgcattatatgtaaaacatttttaaacctgttctactgctccttgactgtctctacacttaaaagcttatcccagtttatCCATTTTAGACTTGCCAGCACCTGTTCAATTCATGTTACCAAAGTTAAATTTAATAGTTTTAGTCTTTCCATCtgcactgagaattgtattatattacagTTCTTTAAAAAGGACAGATGCATTGTCTGATAAAAACACTTGTCAGTTGCCACCATTACTCATAAATACACTAAAGTAAAATTAATGTTTCAGTACATAGGCTAGCTAAATACAATAGATTAGTCAGTTAAAtgcatttgcttgctttactttGGACAGAGTTGCATTTTACCCTTTGCCAGATATTTTTACCAGGACCAGCAACTTGTAATTCTTTATCTCTCACCTTGTGGATCCGTAATTTTCAAAATTGAGTAGCAATAACATCctataaaaacataaatcagcTGTTCAAGAAATTGTTGGGTATTTTTTCCAGTCAGTtctaaataaatcacattcaaTAAATGATCAGGCCAAttgtgtaagatttttttttttttttttttaaatttagcacaGTTTACACAGTTGATCCAAACTGACAGATACAGCAACATGTAGCTATGCAGTCGTGGGTAGTTAATGCTGCTGCTGGgaatttgcctttttaaagaGACACATTTTCTACTACAGTTTAGTTTGCCAAATGTACAGACCATACAACTCAATGCAACCCtggt from Polypterus senegalus isolate Bchr_013 chromosome 16, ASM1683550v1, whole genome shotgun sequence encodes:
- the gpatch11 gene encoding G patch domain-containing protein 11, translated to MEEFEDDYMSDAFINKQEDVRPGMPMVRRRKVALEKETHHKEMNIKNRQKSYKEVEKERRETVLSSSLGQENKGFALLQKMGYKTGQGLGKEGGGRVEPIPLNIKTDRGGIGLEEVKKRKAEEELDNYRKRTQMKQQAEKQALEDFRLRKRTEKEEHRTEADLRRSQLACEQLDNEKGVSDPREPWYWPAQIEEVKEEECEDEDEESEVDEEQLSSLEKLQILTSYLRDVHCYCIWCGTSYDDGDDLSANCPGDSAADHD